In Thunnus thynnus chromosome 11, fThuThy2.1, whole genome shotgun sequence, the following proteins share a genomic window:
- the morc3a gene encoding MORC family CW-type zinc finger protein 3a isoform X1, with amino-acid sequence MTHMISFPASAICIYGKMAAQTDRGVPLSTLCPKYLHTNSTSHTWPFSAIAELIDNAYDPDVSAKQFWIDKTMINKEECLSFMDNGNGLDHETMHKMLSFGYSDKTAVNGIEPIGMYGNGFKSGSMRLGRDAIVFSKSKNASCVGMLSQTYLEEIEAKQIVVPIVLFEQTGAKKFNVREEHKASLQDILRYSPFKTEAELLTEINAISTSWSTGTTGTRIIIWNLRSTSTGSTEFDFQTNRYDIRIPSDVYEEISRTPQNAENITSYIPESVYSLRAYCSILYLKPRMQIIIRGQKVKTQLIAKSLAYIRKDHYKPNFLVNKRIPITFGYNTKSKDQYGIMMYHKNRLIKAYERVGCQLKANNKGVGVIGVIECNFLDPTHNKQSFIESDKSRKTMNNLGVKLEEYWNEMRYTKTKENPNSAIPVEDTMKRPDQNWVQCDNCLRWRKLPDGIDTNKLPDKWFCQLNPDPQFRSCQVEEEPEDSDDDQPSYRKTYKQQEKEDKKKQETKRQRTEEERRRREEQHLANLAKQNTPLRQQKAQLKQQLHETTVRPPSTPTTPRSRFNTESPQGGTARAASSPQGSSTISQAACSPSSNNGLPIITSVCSLSSAPLRGKRLQPNTPQGTPKRPRVNGFHRGTSDASSSVDVRPPSSPSVINENDDTDDTDDDIFILETASTPKPKKPGSDVSRVEIKREQSDSNVGMLMECNDDAAVDDAPETNAAGTGSSESAAAGTGPSPAPPPEMASITTQTEAPKIKVESQTEGGERSGQGTSNERGEQLSSDINVYSAEQRLIKQESNDDTHSENKGKQTLQNGVKHWDRDKDAGSSCADATDNQPSPPHFPNMTEVQEQQDQLLELMQATAQERDSFKEQVRQLTCQLKDTQSRLQELSQINVKKECSHQSNQTEETGDGKDYKSLFEKAKQKINELIKDKEVFLATTEAKPSTSQCEEKDIDEIALQVDHLVRELDQRNKERDELQSQLDSLEEEKARLALQCEELQQQRENAQKGSTAPLRTSDSSVQSDPGEAEGTADSGAASSSDTSRSLIELRQNIGRLLVRYVPALDLAQVNYECNVLDEILEQVLSDIETGEGWSEK; translated from the exons ATGACCCACATGATTTCCTTTCCTGCTTCCGCCATCTGTATTTATGGAAAAATGGCGGCGCAAACGGACCGCGGTGTTCCACTGAGTACG CTTTGTCCCAAGTATCTTCATACCAACTCTACCAGCCACACCTGGCCCTTCAGTGCTATCGCTGAGCTCATAG ACAATGCCTACGATCCAGATGTAAGTGCCAAACAGTTCTGGATTGATAAGACTATGATCAATAAAGAGGAATGCCTCAGCTTCATGGATAATGGAAACGGACTGGACCATGAAACAATGCATAAAATGCTCAG CTTTGGGTACAGTGACAAGACTGCTGTAAATGGCATAGAGCCGATTGGAATGTATGGCAATGGTTTCAAGTCTGGATCCATGCGACTTGGCAGAGACGCCATTGTCTTTTCCAAGTCGAAGAACGCCTCATGTGTTGGGATGCTCTCTCAGACCTACCTGGAAGAGATCGAGGCTAAGCAAATAGTTGTACCCATTGTCCTCTTTGAGCAGACGGGAGCTAAAAAGT TCAATGTAAGAGAGGAGCACAAAGCCAGTCTGCAGGACATCCTGCGTTATTCTCCTTTCAAGACAGAGGCAGAGCTGCTCACTGAAATCAATGCCATCAGTACCTCTTGGTCCACGGGGACAACTGGCACAAGAATCATCATCTGGAATCTCCGCAG CACATCCACTGGATCCACAGAGTTTGATTTTCAGACAAACCGTTATGATATCAGAATTCCATCTGATGTCTATGAGGAAATCAGTAGGACTCCTCAAAATGCAGAGAACATCACTTCATACATCCCTGAGAGTGTATACTCACTGCGG GCATATTGCAGTATTTTGTACCTGAAGCCTCGGATGCAGATCATCATACGTGGTCAAAAGGTGAAAACTCAGCTCATTGCGAAGAGTCTGGCCTACATCAGAAAGGACCACTACAAGCCGAATTTCCTGGTG AACAAACGCATTCCTATCACTTTTGGTTATAACACCAAAAGTAAAGACCAGTATGGCATTATGATGTATCACAAAAATCGTCTCATCAAAGCCTACGAACGCGTGGGCTGCCAGCTCAAG GCCAACAACAAAGGCGTTGGGGTCATCGGGGTCATAGAGTGTAACTTTCTGGATCCTACCCACAACAAACAGAGCTTTATTGAGTCTGATAAGTCCAG GAAAACTATGAACAATTTGGGGGTCAAACTGGAAGAGTACTGGAATGAAATGCGCTACACAAAGACCAAAGAGAATCCAAACAGTGCCATACCAGTGGAAGATACCAT GAAGCGCCCAGATCAAAACTGGGTGCAATGTGATAACTGCTTGCGCTGGCGGAAACTCCCTGATGGGATCGATACCAACAAGCTGCCAGATAAATGGTTCTGCCAATTGAATCCTGATCCTCAGTTCAG GAGCTGCcaggtagaagaggagcctgaggACTCTGATGATGACCAACCTTCGTACCGCAAGACCTACAAACAACA agagaaagaggacaagaagaaacaagagacaaaaagacaaagg ACAGAGGAAGAACGAAGGCGTCGGGAAGAGCAACATTTGGCTAATCTTGCCAAGCAAAACACGCCTCTTAGACAGCAAAAGGCACAGCTGAAACAGCAGCTGCATGAAACA ACTGTCCGTCCACCCTCCACTCCCACTACCCCAAGGAGCAGGTTTAACACTGAGTCACCGCAAGGGGGTACTGCAAGGGCTGCATCCTCTCCACAGGGGTCCTCTACCATTTCCCAAGCTG CCTGCAGCCCCTCCAGTAACAATGGTCTTCCAATTATTACTAGTGTATGCTCTCTGTCATCAGCCCCCCTGAG GGGAAAAAGATTGCAGCCCAATACTCCACAAGGAACGCCCAAAAGACCGAGAGTAAATGGCTTCCATAGAGGCACCTCAGATGCATCCTCATCAGTAGACGTGAGACCACCGAGCTCCCCGTCAGTCATCAATGAGAACGATGATACTGATGATACTGATGACGACATATTCATCTTGGAGACTGCCAGTACCCCCAAGCCAAAAAAGCCAGGTTCTGATGTGTCTAGAGTGGAGATCAAGCGTGAGCAAAGTGATTCTAATGTGGGCATGCTGATGGAGTGTAACGATGACGCCGCTGTGGATGACGCCCCTGAGACAAACGCTGCCGGAACGGGCTCATCAGAGTCGGCAGCTGCGGGAACTGGTCCCTCCCCAGCACCGCCTCCTGAGATGGCCAGCATCACCACCCAGACAGAAGCCCCCAAAATAAAGGTGGAGAGTCAAACTGAAGGAGGGGAGAGATCAGGGCAGGGTACATCTAATGAGCGTGGCGAACAACTGAGTTCAGATATCAATGTTTACAGCGCTGAACAAAGATTAATTAAGCAAGAGAGTAACGACGACACTCACAGTGAGAACAAAGGAAAGCAGACCTTACAGAATGGAGTGAAACATTGGGATCGTGACAAAGATGCTGGTTCTTCCTGTGCAGATGCCACTGACAATCAGCCTTCTCCACCACACTTCCCCAATATGACCGAGGTTCAGGAACAGCAAGATCAGCTCCTGGAGCTCATGCAGGCTACAGCTCAGGAGAGAGACTCTTTCAAAGAGCAGGTCCGTCAACTTACCTGCCAGCTGAAAGACACGCAGAGCAGACTGCAGGAGCTGTCTCAGATCAATGTGAAGAAGGAGTGTTCTCACCAGTCCAACCAAACAGAGGAAACAGGGGATGGGAAGGACTACAAAAGTCTGTTTGAGAAGgccaaacagaaaatcaatgaattgattaagGACAAAGAGGTTTTCCTGGCAACTACTGAGGCCAAGCCCAGTACTTCCCAATGTGAAGAAAAGGACATTGATGAGATTGCACTGCAAGTTGACCATCTGGTACGGGAACTGGATCAAAGAAACAAGGAAAGGGATGAACTGCAGTCACAG TTGGACAGTCTGGAGGAGGAAAAGGCGAGGCTGGCATTGCAGTGTGAAGagctccagcagcagagggaaAACGCACAGAAAGGAAGCACAGCTCCACTCAGAACCAGTGACTCCTCTGTACAGTCAGATCCAGGAGAGGCAGAAGGGACAGCAGACTCTGGCGCAGCTTCAAGTTCAGACACATCCAGAAG tTTGATTGAGCTACGTCAGAACATCGGACGGCTGCTTGTCCGCTATGTGCCGGCTCTGGACCTGGCCCAAGTGAATTATGAATGTAACGTACTTGATGAGATCCTAGAACAAGTTCTCTCCGATATAGAGACTGGAGAGGGATGGAGCGAGAAATGA
- the morc3a gene encoding MORC family CW-type zinc finger protein 3a isoform X2, whose product MTHMISFPASAICIYGKMAAQTDRGVPLSTLCPKYLHTNSTSHTWPFSAIAELIDNAYDPDVSAKQFWIDKTMINKEECLSFMDNGNGLDHETMHKMLSFGYSDKTAVNGIEPIGMYGNGFKSGSMRLGRDAIVFSKSKNASCVGMLSQTYLEEIEAKQIVVPIVLFEQTGAKKFNVREEHKASLQDILRYSPFKTEAELLTEINAISTSWSTGTTGTRIIIWNLRSTSTGSTEFDFQTNRYDIRIPSDVYEEISRTPQNAENITSYIPESVYSLRAYCSILYLKPRMQIIIRGQKVKTQLIAKSLAYIRKDHYKPNFLVNKRIPITFGYNTKSKDQYGIMMYHKNRLIKAYERVGCQLKANNKGVGVIGVIECNFLDPTHNKQSFIESDKSRKTMNNLGVKLEEYWNEMRYTKTKENPNSAIPVEDTMKRPDQNWVQCDNCLRWRKLPDGIDTNKLPDKWFCQLNPDPQFRSCQVEEEPEDSDDDQPSYRKTYKQQEKEDKKKQETKRQRTEEERRRREEQHLANLAKQNTPLRQQKTVRPPSTPTTPRSRFNTESPQGGTARAASSPQGSSTISQAACSPSSNNGLPIITSVCSLSSAPLRGKRLQPNTPQGTPKRPRVNGFHRGTSDASSSVDVRPPSSPSVINENDDTDDTDDDIFILETASTPKPKKPGSDVSRVEIKREQSDSNVGMLMECNDDAAVDDAPETNAAGTGSSESAAAGTGPSPAPPPEMASITTQTEAPKIKVESQTEGGERSGQGTSNERGEQLSSDINVYSAEQRLIKQESNDDTHSENKGKQTLQNGVKHWDRDKDAGSSCADATDNQPSPPHFPNMTEVQEQQDQLLELMQATAQERDSFKEQVRQLTCQLKDTQSRLQELSQINVKKECSHQSNQTEETGDGKDYKSLFEKAKQKINELIKDKEVFLATTEAKPSTSQCEEKDIDEIALQVDHLVRELDQRNKERDELQSQLDSLEEEKARLALQCEELQQQRENAQKGSTAPLRTSDSSVQSDPGEAEGTADSGAASSSDTSRSLIELRQNIGRLLVRYVPALDLAQVNYECNVLDEILEQVLSDIETGEGWSEK is encoded by the exons ATGACCCACATGATTTCCTTTCCTGCTTCCGCCATCTGTATTTATGGAAAAATGGCGGCGCAAACGGACCGCGGTGTTCCACTGAGTACG CTTTGTCCCAAGTATCTTCATACCAACTCTACCAGCCACACCTGGCCCTTCAGTGCTATCGCTGAGCTCATAG ACAATGCCTACGATCCAGATGTAAGTGCCAAACAGTTCTGGATTGATAAGACTATGATCAATAAAGAGGAATGCCTCAGCTTCATGGATAATGGAAACGGACTGGACCATGAAACAATGCATAAAATGCTCAG CTTTGGGTACAGTGACAAGACTGCTGTAAATGGCATAGAGCCGATTGGAATGTATGGCAATGGTTTCAAGTCTGGATCCATGCGACTTGGCAGAGACGCCATTGTCTTTTCCAAGTCGAAGAACGCCTCATGTGTTGGGATGCTCTCTCAGACCTACCTGGAAGAGATCGAGGCTAAGCAAATAGTTGTACCCATTGTCCTCTTTGAGCAGACGGGAGCTAAAAAGT TCAATGTAAGAGAGGAGCACAAAGCCAGTCTGCAGGACATCCTGCGTTATTCTCCTTTCAAGACAGAGGCAGAGCTGCTCACTGAAATCAATGCCATCAGTACCTCTTGGTCCACGGGGACAACTGGCACAAGAATCATCATCTGGAATCTCCGCAG CACATCCACTGGATCCACAGAGTTTGATTTTCAGACAAACCGTTATGATATCAGAATTCCATCTGATGTCTATGAGGAAATCAGTAGGACTCCTCAAAATGCAGAGAACATCACTTCATACATCCCTGAGAGTGTATACTCACTGCGG GCATATTGCAGTATTTTGTACCTGAAGCCTCGGATGCAGATCATCATACGTGGTCAAAAGGTGAAAACTCAGCTCATTGCGAAGAGTCTGGCCTACATCAGAAAGGACCACTACAAGCCGAATTTCCTGGTG AACAAACGCATTCCTATCACTTTTGGTTATAACACCAAAAGTAAAGACCAGTATGGCATTATGATGTATCACAAAAATCGTCTCATCAAAGCCTACGAACGCGTGGGCTGCCAGCTCAAG GCCAACAACAAAGGCGTTGGGGTCATCGGGGTCATAGAGTGTAACTTTCTGGATCCTACCCACAACAAACAGAGCTTTATTGAGTCTGATAAGTCCAG GAAAACTATGAACAATTTGGGGGTCAAACTGGAAGAGTACTGGAATGAAATGCGCTACACAAAGACCAAAGAGAATCCAAACAGTGCCATACCAGTGGAAGATACCAT GAAGCGCCCAGATCAAAACTGGGTGCAATGTGATAACTGCTTGCGCTGGCGGAAACTCCCTGATGGGATCGATACCAACAAGCTGCCAGATAAATGGTTCTGCCAATTGAATCCTGATCCTCAGTTCAG GAGCTGCcaggtagaagaggagcctgaggACTCTGATGATGACCAACCTTCGTACCGCAAGACCTACAAACAACA agagaaagaggacaagaagaaacaagagacaaaaagacaaagg ACAGAGGAAGAACGAAGGCGTCGGGAAGAGCAACATTTGGCTAATCTTGCCAAGCAAAACACGCCTCTTAGACAGCAAAAG ACTGTCCGTCCACCCTCCACTCCCACTACCCCAAGGAGCAGGTTTAACACTGAGTCACCGCAAGGGGGTACTGCAAGGGCTGCATCCTCTCCACAGGGGTCCTCTACCATTTCCCAAGCTG CCTGCAGCCCCTCCAGTAACAATGGTCTTCCAATTATTACTAGTGTATGCTCTCTGTCATCAGCCCCCCTGAG GGGAAAAAGATTGCAGCCCAATACTCCACAAGGAACGCCCAAAAGACCGAGAGTAAATGGCTTCCATAGAGGCACCTCAGATGCATCCTCATCAGTAGACGTGAGACCACCGAGCTCCCCGTCAGTCATCAATGAGAACGATGATACTGATGATACTGATGACGACATATTCATCTTGGAGACTGCCAGTACCCCCAAGCCAAAAAAGCCAGGTTCTGATGTGTCTAGAGTGGAGATCAAGCGTGAGCAAAGTGATTCTAATGTGGGCATGCTGATGGAGTGTAACGATGACGCCGCTGTGGATGACGCCCCTGAGACAAACGCTGCCGGAACGGGCTCATCAGAGTCGGCAGCTGCGGGAACTGGTCCCTCCCCAGCACCGCCTCCTGAGATGGCCAGCATCACCACCCAGACAGAAGCCCCCAAAATAAAGGTGGAGAGTCAAACTGAAGGAGGGGAGAGATCAGGGCAGGGTACATCTAATGAGCGTGGCGAACAACTGAGTTCAGATATCAATGTTTACAGCGCTGAACAAAGATTAATTAAGCAAGAGAGTAACGACGACACTCACAGTGAGAACAAAGGAAAGCAGACCTTACAGAATGGAGTGAAACATTGGGATCGTGACAAAGATGCTGGTTCTTCCTGTGCAGATGCCACTGACAATCAGCCTTCTCCACCACACTTCCCCAATATGACCGAGGTTCAGGAACAGCAAGATCAGCTCCTGGAGCTCATGCAGGCTACAGCTCAGGAGAGAGACTCTTTCAAAGAGCAGGTCCGTCAACTTACCTGCCAGCTGAAAGACACGCAGAGCAGACTGCAGGAGCTGTCTCAGATCAATGTGAAGAAGGAGTGTTCTCACCAGTCCAACCAAACAGAGGAAACAGGGGATGGGAAGGACTACAAAAGTCTGTTTGAGAAGgccaaacagaaaatcaatgaattgattaagGACAAAGAGGTTTTCCTGGCAACTACTGAGGCCAAGCCCAGTACTTCCCAATGTGAAGAAAAGGACATTGATGAGATTGCACTGCAAGTTGACCATCTGGTACGGGAACTGGATCAAAGAAACAAGGAAAGGGATGAACTGCAGTCACAG TTGGACAGTCTGGAGGAGGAAAAGGCGAGGCTGGCATTGCAGTGTGAAGagctccagcagcagagggaaAACGCACAGAAAGGAAGCACAGCTCCACTCAGAACCAGTGACTCCTCTGTACAGTCAGATCCAGGAGAGGCAGAAGGGACAGCAGACTCTGGCGCAGCTTCAAGTTCAGACACATCCAGAAG tTTGATTGAGCTACGTCAGAACATCGGACGGCTGCTTGTCCGCTATGTGCCGGCTCTGGACCTGGCCCAAGTGAATTATGAATGTAACGTACTTGATGAGATCCTAGAACAAGTTCTCTCCGATATAGAGACTGGAGAGGGATGGAGCGAGAAATGA
- the chaf1b gene encoding chromatin assembly factor 1 subunit B has protein sequence MKVVTCEIAWHNKEPVYSLDFQHSCDGRIHRLATAGVDTTVRLWRVDMGPDGKAVVEFLSNLARHTKAVNVVRFSPNGELLASGGDDAAILLWKLNDSKEPEQTPVFQEDEDAQLNKESWSVVKTLRGHIEDVYDISWTRDGNFMVSGSVDNTAIMWDINKGQKLCILNDHKSYVQGVTWDPLGQYVATLSCDRVMRVYSTHTKKKACCISKMSSGTPAEGEVKQYRMFHDDSMRSFFRRLSFTPDGSFLLAPAGCVEVGENIMNTTYIFSRKGLKRPIAHLPCPTKATLAVRCCPVYFELRTKKLEDGSIQALPSVFQLPYRMVFAVASEDSIFLYDTQQTLPFGLVSNIHYHTLSDLTWSRDGSFLAVSSTDGYCSFLSFSPGELGTPLKEPPTLEVFVPNSGVEKKGKKTSAARTSSPVSQPSSSAPTPTTQTNPGKDTPSAPLSSITPPEEKKSTPSAKSKPQPRRITLNTLEGWGKPTTPKASAPSAPQTPTSGSTSAPSTPQPHNTHLTPTNSSKTQPRIAPLTPSTPKVLNSANTPGPTTPKGTTTPKGPTPRRVSLTPVASRPACSLFGTPSSTEKAKHERPSPPSDPVCQPPESKRPKTSDLPAKDRVTQA, from the exons ATGAAGGTGGTAACGTGTGAGATTGCGTGGCACAACAAGGAGCCCGTCTACAGTCTGGACTTCCAGCACAGCTGTGATGGACGAATTCACCGTCTGGCCACAGCTGGAGTAGATACCACAGTCAGG CTGTGGCGGGTAGACATGGGTCCAGATGGGAAGGCAGTGGTGGAGTTTCTGTCTAATCTGGCTCGACATACCAAGGCTGTCAACGTCGTGCGCTTTAGCCCCAATGGAGAGCTGCTCGCCTCAGGAGGAGATG ATGCAGCCATTCTGCTGTGGAAGCTCAATGACAGTAAGGAGCCCGAGCAGACCCCCGTGTTCCAGGAAGATGAAGATGCTCAGCTCAACAAGGAGAGCTGGTCTGTGGTCAAGACACTAAG GGGACACATAGAGGACGTTTATGACATCAGCTGGACCCGGGATGGAAACTTCATGGTGTCTGGTTCTGTAGACAACACTGCTATTATGTGGGACATCAACAAAG gacagAAACTGTGTATCTTGAATGACCATAAGAGCTACGTGCAGGGAGTGACCTGGGATCCTCTGGGGCAGTATGTTGCCACTCTCAGCTGTGACAG GGTGATGCGCGTGTACAGCACTCACACCAAGAAGAAGGCCTGCTGTATAAGTAAAATGAGCTCCGGGACACCTGCAGAGGGAGAG GTCAAGCAGTACAGAATGTTCCACGATGACAGTATGAGGTCGTTCTTTCGACGCCTGTCGTTCACACCAGATGGGTCTTTTCTGCTTGCTCCAG CTGGATGTGTGGAGGTTGGAGAAAACATCATGAACACCACCTACATCTTTTCTAGGAAGGGCCTCAAGAG GCCTATCGCCCACTTGCCTTGTCCAACTAAAGCTACACTCGCTGTGCGCTGTTGCCCCGTCTACTTCGAACTGAGGACCAAGAAGTTGGAAG ATGGTTCTATCCAGGCTCTTCCCAGTGTATTCCAGTTGCCGTACCGTATGGTGTTCGCAGTGGCATCTGAGGACTCTATCTTCTTGTACGACACGCAGCAGACCCTTCCTTTTGGCCTGGTGTCCAACATCCACTACCACACACTCAGTGATCTCACATG GTCTCGTGATGGTTCCTTCCTGGCTGTGTCCTCCACCGACGGCTACTGCTCCTTCCTGTCCTTCTCTCCTGGGGAGCTGGGCACTCCGCTGAAAGAGCCTCCCACGTTGGAGGTGTTTGTCCCAAACAGCGGTGTCGAGAAAAAGGGCAAGAAGACGTCAGCAGCCAGGACCTCCTCTCCTGTGTCCCAGCCATCAAGCTCAGCCCCAACTCCCACAACCCAAACCAACCCGGGCAAAGATACCCCCTCCGCGCCCCTCTCCTCTATCACCCCcccagaggagaagaagagcaCCCCCAGCGCCAAGTCTAAACCTCAGCCACGCAGGATCACCCTCAACACCCTGGAGGGCTGGGGGAAGCCCACTACTCCGAAAGCctcagctccttcagctccTCAGACACCCACATCTGGAAGCACAAGCGCACCCTCTACTCCCCAGCCCCATAACACCCACCTCACCCCCACCAACTCCTCCAAAACCCAGCCACGCATCGCTCCCCTCACTCCCTCCACCCCTAAAGTCCTCAACAGTGCTAATACTCCTGGGCCCACAACTCCTAAGGGTACGACAACTCCAAAGGGGCCCACTCCAAG GCGAGTGTCTTTGACTCCTGTTGCATCCCGTCCTGCCTGCTCGCTCTTCGGCACTCCCTCCTCCACCGAGAAGGCCAAACATG AACGTCCCTCTCCTCCGTCTGATCCAGTCTGCCAGCCTCCAGAGTCCAAACGCCCCAAGACCAGCGACCTCCCGGCGAAAGACCGCGTCACCCAGGCTTAG